The following proteins come from a genomic window of Ailuropoda melanoleuca isolate Jingjing chromosome 2, ASM200744v2, whole genome shotgun sequence:
- the HPDL gene encoding 4-hydroxyphenylpyruvate dioxygenase-like protein yields the protein MAVHARRLCHIAFHVPAGQPLTQDLQRLFGFQPLAVREAEGWRQLALRSGDAVFLVNEGAGPREPLYGLHPRHAVPSATNLCFDVADAGASARALVARGCSMPVPPVSVKDTQGTATYTVVRSPAGNLSLTLLERAGFRGPFLPGFQPVPSAASPGWVSHVDHLTLACTPGSSRTLMRWFHDCLDFRHLPLSPGEDPEMGLQVTAGSGQGGLKLTALQTPPGSAVPTLVLAETLPGASSGQDQVAQFLARHRGPGLQHVGLYTPNILEATEGVAGAGGQLLAPPEAYYQQPGKERQILAAGHKPSLLAQRGILLDGDEGKFLLQVFTKSLFPEDTFFLELIQRQGATGFGQGNIRALWQSVQEQAARDREA from the coding sequence ATGGCCGTGCACGCCCGTCGTCTGTGCCACATTGCCTTCCACGTGCCCGCGGGGCAGCCCCTCACCCAGGATCTGCAGCGTCTCTTCGGTTTCCAGCCCCTGGCGGTGCGGGAAGCAGAAGGCTGGCGGCAGCTGGCCTTGCGCAGCGGCGACGCGGTCTTTTTGGTGAACGAAGGCGCAGGGCCGCGGGAGCCGCTGTACGGCTTGCACCCACGTCATGCTGTGCCCAGCGCCACCAACCTGTGCTTCGACGTGGCGGACGCGGGCGCCTCCGCCCGGGCGTTGGTAGCGCGGGGCTGCAGCATGCCGGTGCCCCCGGTTAGCGTGAAGGACACGCAGGGCACAGCCACTTACACTGTGGTTCGCTCACCCGCCGGCAACCTTAGCCTGACACTCCTGGAGCGTGCCGGCTTCCGAGGGCCTTTCCTCCCAGGATTCCAGCCTGTGCCCTCTGCAGCCAGCCCCGGCTGGGTCAGCCACGTGGACCACCTGACCTTGGCCTGCACCCCTGGTAGCTCCCGGACACTGATGCGCTGGTTCCACGACTGTCTAGACTTTCGCCACCTGCCACTGAGTCCAGGTGAGGATCCCGAGATGGGCCTCCAGGTGACAGCAGGATCTGGGCAAGGGGGACTGAAGCTCACTGCCCTGCAGACCCCACCAGGCAGTGCTGTACCCACCCTCGTGCTGGCTGAGACCCTACCGGGGGCTTCTAGTGGACAGGACCAGGTGGCGCAGTTCCTGGCCCGGCACAGGGGACCGGGACTGCAGCACGTGGGGCTCTACACGCCGAACATCTTAGAAGCCACTGAGGGGGTAGCAGGGGCGGGGGGCCAGCTCCTGGCTCCTCCCGAGGCATACTACCAGCAGCCGGGCAAGGAAAGGCAGATCCTAGCCGCTGGGCACAAGCCTAGCCTGCTGGCCCAACGGGGGATCCTGCTGGATGGTGATGAAGGCAAGTTTCTGCTTCAGGTCTTCACCAAGTCCCTCTTTCCAGAGGACACCTTCTTCCTAGAGCTGATTCAGAGGCAGGGGGCCACAGGCTTTGGCCAGGGCAACATCCGGGCCCTGTGGCAGTCAGTGCAGGAGCAAGCCGCCAGGGACCGGGAAGCCTGA